One Chlorogloeopsis sp. ULAP01 genomic window carries:
- the rnc gene encoding ribonuclease III, which yields MHKLLIFRNDKLLRRALTHRSYVHENPQEGEHNERLEFLGDAVLNFLSGEYLYRRFPEKGEDELTRRRSALVDENQLARFAIEVGLDLQMKLGKGAILDGGFSNPNLLSSTFEAVIGAYYLDNNSDIEAVRAVVEPLFDAVPEDVVEVRANVDSKNRFQEWVQRNITLTPPKYLTEQVGGSSHAPEFIAKVLVGEKVYGVGRGRSKKVAEKAAAEDALANVKEKAE from the coding sequence ATGCACAAACTGCTGATATTTCGTAATGATAAGCTCCTGCGCCGTGCATTAACACATCGTTCCTACGTCCATGAAAATCCCCAAGAAGGGGAACACAATGAACGCCTGGAATTTCTCGGTGATGCTGTGCTCAATTTTTTAAGTGGCGAGTATCTTTATCGTCGTTTCCCAGAAAAAGGAGAAGATGAATTAACTCGAAGGCGATCGGCGCTGGTAGATGAGAATCAACTGGCGAGATTTGCAATTGAAGTGGGTTTAGATTTGCAAATGAAACTAGGTAAGGGTGCAATTCTCGATGGAGGCTTTAGTAATCCCAATTTACTTAGTAGTACTTTTGAAGCAGTTATTGGTGCTTATTATCTAGATAATAACTCTGATATTGAGGCTGTTCGTGCCGTTGTCGAACCTTTATTTGATGCTGTTCCAGAAGATGTAGTTGAAGTTCGTGCCAATGTAGATTCAAAAAATCGCTTTCAAGAATGGGTGCAACGTAATATTACTTTAACTCCACCCAAATATCTAACAGAGCAAGTCGGTGGTTCTTCTCACGCACCTGAGTTCATCGCTAAAGTACTTGTGGGTGAAAAAGTGTACGGAGTCGGTAGGGGACGCAGTAAGAAAGTTGCTGAGAAGGCGGCGGCAGAAGATGCTCTCGCGAATGTTAAGGAGAAAGCTGAGTAA